TGAGCGCAATGGGCGAATTTGAAAGCCGAGAGCTTGTGGCCCAAGGCTTTGAGAACCGCGCCATGTGCCACCGTGCCCAGGGCGATCAGCGCCTTGAGATTGGGCATGGCCTTGATTTCGGCGCCAAGGTAGGGGTTGCACGCGGCGATTTCACCCCCGACCACCTTGTTTTGCGGTGGCGCGCAGCGCACCGCATTGGTGATCCGGCAGCGCGTCAGCTCAAGACCGTCATGGGCCTCGGCCCCATACGTTCCGCTGCCCAGGCCAAACGCCAGCAATGTCGGATACAGCAGATCGCCGGCGTAATCGCCGGTGAACGGCCGACCGGTGCGGTTCGCGCCTTTAAGTCCGGGCGCGAGACCGACGACCAACAGTTCGGCCGTCAACGGACCGAAACTCGGCACCGGTGCGTTGTGAAAATCCGCATAACTGGCTTGATTGTCGGTGCGATAGGCGACCAGCCGCGCGCACCGCTCACATCCAGGGTGGGGCTCGATATCCGTCATGGCCGCTGGCGCGCTCAGATCAGTTCAGCGAAATCGCCGGGGGTCTTGGGCGCGGCCAAATCGTCGTCATCGGCGTCGGGCTGATCGTCGCGTTGGACGAAATCGTTACCTTGGCCATGTTCGCGAGGCGGACGGACGGGGCGATCGCCGCTGCGCCCGATGCTTTTTTGCAATTCGGCCAGTTCGATGAAATGGTCGGCCTGGCGGCGCAGTTCGTCGGCCACCATCGGCGGACACGACTTGACGGTGCTGACCACCGAACACCGCAGTCCCTTGCGCTGAATGGCTTCGATCAAGCGGCGGAAGTCGCCGTCGCCGGAAAACAGCACCACGTGATCGAGGTTGTCGGCCATTTCCATCACGTCGATGGCCAGCTCGATGTCCATGTTGCCTTTGATTTTGCGCCGACCGGCGCTGTCGGTGAATTCCTTGGTCGGTTTGGTGACCATGGTATAGCCGTTATAATCCAGCCAATCGACCAGCGGGCGTAGCGGGGAATATTCCGCATCGTCCATCAGCGCCGTGTAATACAACGCCCGGATCAAGTGCCCCTTGGCGGCAAAATGTTCCAGCAGACGTTTGTAGTCGATATCAAAATCAAGCGCCCGCGCCGCAGCGTACAGGTTGGAGCCGTCGATGAACAATCCGATCCGTTCTTGAGGGTAAAATATCATATTAATCAATCCCTTATAAAATAATGAAAACGAAATATATCTGAAATTATGCAGATGGATTATAGGTAGGCGCTGTCATGAGGGCGTGCAAGGCATTTTGCACGCATTTAAATTAGGGTGTCGTTGCTGCCAACATGTTGAAGTCCACGATCTTAATCGCTCTCGGCGCCAACCTGCCATCCGCGCGCTACGGCACCCCTGCCCAGACGATCGAGGCCGCCTTGGCGGCGCTTGACGCCCATCCGGCCGTGCGCGTGCGCCGCCGTTCGCGCTGGTTCGAAAGCGCGCCGGTTCCCATCAGCGACCAGCCTTGGTACGTCAACGGCGTGTGCTTGGTGGACACGGACTTGAGCCCGCGTGCGCTTTTGGACGTTTTGCACGCCATCGAAGCGGATTTCGGCCGGGTCCGCAGTGAAAAGAACGCCCCGCGGGTGCTCGATTTGGATCTGTTGGCCTATGACGACTTCGTCACGGCGGACGATCAGGATTTCGACGTGCCGCACCCGCGTATGCACGAACGGGCGTTCGTGCTGCTGCCGTTGCGCGACGTGGTTCCGGGGTGGATTCATCCGCGCACCGGTGCGACCTTGGACGCATTGATCGCGGACTTAAGCGACGAACAGGTGATCCGCGCCATGGAGCCCGAGCACGGCGCGCAAGAGCCCTATTTCGACGACGATCTGGATGACGACTGAAAATCCTTGAAAAAACGCGTAATTATATTTCGTTAAATGTTGCCTTCTGCCGACCAACACAATATATAATCGGCTGATTCACACCCTGGTATTGGAGAAGCTGCACCATGGCCCGCGTTACGGTCGAAGATTGCGTTACCAAAATTCCCAACCGCTTTGAGCTGGTGATGACCGCCGCGCAGCGTGCGCGCGACATTTCCGCCGGTGCGGAACTGACCATGGACCGCGACAACGATAAAAACCCCGTTGTCGCGCTTCGCGAAATCGCCGACGAAACCGTCGATTACGGCGTCTTGCAAGAAACCCTGGTCAAGAGCTTGCAGCGTTACGTGGAAAGCGACGAACCCATCGAAGAAGAGATGGACGTCCGCGCCCTGCAACAAGATGTCTCCGGCGAATATGGCGGTGAAGCCAACGAAGCCGAAGAGGTCGAGGAAGACGAATTGACGGTCCACGACGTGGCCGCCGAAGATGTTGCCGACGCCATGGCCGAAGCCGAAGCCATGATGGAAGGGGCAGAAATCGAGGGGTATTGAGGATGATCCGGCACGCAGACCGTCAACTTCAGGCGTGCCGAGCCTTCATCCCCGGGGCGTCTCTCCCCCAAATTTGCCTTGAGAACTGCCATGAAACGCCCTTTGCACACCGGTCTTCGACCGTCGTCGTGCGGAGGGCTTTTTCATGATCCGGCAGTTCGAACTGGTTGAAACCGTCAAATCCTACGATCCCGGCGCCGATGAGGACCTGATCAACCGCGCATACGTCTACGCCATGAAGGCGCACGGCTCGCAGATGCGCGCATCGGGCGATCCGTATTTTTCCCACCCGCTGGAAGTCGCCGGCATTTTGACCGGCTATCGTCTGGATGCCGCGACCATCGCCACCGCGCTGCTGCACGACGTCGTTGAAGACACCGGCGCGACCATCGAGCAGTTGGAAAAAATGTTCGGCGTCGAGGTCGCTAAACTGGTCGACGGCGTCACCAAGCTGACCCAGATCGAACTTCAGTCGGACCATTCCAAACAGGCCGAAAATTTCCGCAAGCTGCTGCTGGCGATGTCCGAAGACATCCGCGTGCTGTTGGTCAAACTGGCCGACCGCCTGCACAACATGCGTACGCTGCATTACATCAAGAAGCCTGAAAAACGCAAACGCATCGCCACCGAAACCATGGAAATCTTCTCTCCCTTGGCCGAACGCATCGGCATGCAGGAGCTGAAGAACGAACTCGACGACCTGTCGTTCGCCGAAATCAACCCGGAAGCCCGCGACAGCGTGCTCAAACGCTTGGATTACTTGCGCGACGAAGGCAAGACCTTGGTGCCGCGCATCATCGCCGAACTGTCCGAAACCCTAAAAAAATACGAGGTCGACGCCGACGTCACGGGACGGGAAAAAACCCCGTACTCGATCTGGCGCAAAATGCAGAAAAAGGACGTGCCGTTCGAAGCCATGTCCGACATCATGGCGTTTCGCATCGCGGTCGACGACACCACGGAATGCTACAAGGCATTGGGCGTAATCCACCATGCCTATCGGGTGGTTCCGGGGCGCTTCAAGGACTACATCTCGGTGCCAAAACCCAACGGCTATCAGTCGCTGCACACCGGCGTGATCGGACCGCAAAAGCACCGCATCGAAATTCAAATCCGCACCCGCTCCATGCACGAAGTGGCGGAAAACGGCGTGGCTGCACACTGGCGCTACAAATCCGATGACGGCGTCAGCGGCAAGCCCACCGACGGCAAACAATACCGCTGGCTGCGCGAACTGCTGGAAATTCTCGAAACGGCGGCGGAACCGGAAGAATTCCTCGAACACACCAAGTTGGAGATGTTCCAGGACCAAGTGTTCTGCTTCACGCCCAAGGGCGACCTGATCAATCTGCCGCAAGACGCCACACCGGTGGATTTCGCCTACGCGGTGCACACCGAAGTGGGCGATCGCTGCGTCGGCGCGAAAATCAACGGGCGCATGATGCCGTTGCGCACGCGGCTGAAAAACGGCGACCAGGTCGATATCGTCACGTCGAAAACCCACACCCCATCGCCGACGTGGGAAAACTTCGTCGTCACCGGCAAGGCTCGAGCGCGTATTCGCCGCTATGTCCGCCTGAAAGAACGCGATCAGTATATTGCGCTGGGCAACGCCATGCTGGAACGGGTGTTCGTCGAGGAGGATTATCCGCTCACCGAAAAAGGCCTCAAGGGCGTGGTGAAGATCTTCCAAAAAGACAGCGTGGACGACCTGGTCGCCGAGGTCGGCATGGGCCATACCACGGCGCGCGAGGTCTTGGAAGCGGTCTATCCCGGCACCAAAAAGGAAAGCGTCGCCCACAAACTGGGTAAAATCGTTCCGATCGGCAACGCGCGCGCCAAAAAGGCCAAGCAAAAGGGCGATTTCGCCGGCATTCCCATCCGCGGCCTGATTCCCGGCATGGCGGTCCATTACGCCGGGTGCTGCCATCCGCTGCCGGGCGATCGCATCGTCGGCATCATCACCACCGGCAAGGGCGTGACCATTCACACCATCGACTGCGACGGCCTGCACCAATACGAAGACCAGACCGAACGCTGGATCGACGTGTCGTGGGAACAATCCGAGTCTCAGAGCGACGACAATCACGTCAGCCGCATTCACCTGACGCTGCTCAACGTGCCCGGCGCCCTGGGCGCGCTTTCGAACGTGGTCGCGCGCGGCGAGGGCAACATTTCCAATCTCAAGATCATCTCTCGCTCGGTGGATTTCTACGACATGCTGGTCGATGTCGAGGTCCGTGACGTCAAGCATTTGTCCGAGATCATCGCCGCCTTGCGCGCGACCCCAGAAATCAACTCCATCGAACGCGCCCGCGGTTGAGATGTGCTCCTAAATAACTCAAGATTTCATATATTTTGACTACAGTTTGCCGACCGCTTTGACCTATAGTGCGCTCATGTTTCAACGACGCGAAAAACCATCGATTCTCAGCCGTGTGCGCCAGTTCGTGTGGCCCACGTCCGGCTGGCACCGTTCGACCCGATACGTGTTTCATCGGGTCGCGCGCATTCCCGGCTCAGCCTATTCGCTGGCAGCGGGGTTTGCGTGCGGCGCGGCGATTTCGTTCACTCCGTTCATCGGTTTGCATTTTGTGCTGTCGGCGTTGCTGGCCCTGGCGATCCGCGCCAACGTGTTGGCCAGCGCGATCGGCACGGCGGTGGGCAATCCGTGGACCTTTCCGTTCATCTGGATCGGCGTCTACAACGTCGGCACGTGGATCTTGCGCGCCGATGGCGTGGACGCCCAACAGGTCGACTTTCTCGACGTGCTGACCGAAAGCATGGAAGCCATGCACCGTTTGGATTTCGAATTCCTGGCAGAGACCTCGGGACCTGTGCTGTGGCCAATGCTGGTCGGCTGCGTGCCGGTGGCGATTGCGGTGTGGTTTATCTTCTATTTCCCGTTGCTGCCGATGATTTCCAAATATCAGGCCGCACGCCATCACCGCCGCACCCGCAAATTCCGCAACCGCCAAGAGAATTCTTGATATGACCTCCCCAAATATCAATGCCTCCAAACTGAGATTGGGCGTGAACATCGATCACGTCGCCACCATCCGCAACGCCCGGGGCGGGGATTACCCAGACCCTTTGCGCGCCGCTAAAATGGCCGCGGACGCCGGTGCGGATGGCATCACCGCGCACCTGCGTGAAGACCGCCGCCACATCACCGACACCGATATTTTGCGCCTGTGCGACGAGATCGACCTGCCGTTGAACTTGGAAATGGCCGCGACCGAGGAAATGCTCGCCATCGCTTTGCGCCACAAGCCGCACGCGGCGTGCCTAGTGCCGGAAAAACGCGAAGAACGCACCACCGAAGGCGGCCTGGACGTGGTCGGCGCGTTCGACAAGCTCAAACCCTATATCGCGCGATTGAGCGATGCGGGCACCCGTGTGTCGCTGTTCATCGAACCCGACCCGACCGCCTTGGACGCCGCCAAGGCGCTGGGCGCGCCGGTTGTCGAATTGCACACCGGGGCATATTGTGATTTTGGACCTGGCGCGCAGCGCGACGCCGAATTCGAACGCATCGTCACAGCCGCCGCGCACGCCGAACAGCTGGGCCTGGAATGCCACGCCGGGCACGGCTTGACCTACGACACCGTCAAGCCCATCGCCGCGATCTCGACCATTAAAGAACTCAACATCGGCCACTTCCTGGTCGGCGAGGCGATCTTCGTCGGTTTTGACGCCACCATCCGCGAAATGCGCCGCTTGATGGACGAAGCCCGCCAAGGGGTGAGGGCGTAATGATCCTGGGCGTCGGCACGGACCTTTGTGACATACGGCGCATCGAAAAGACGCTGGCGCGGTTCGAAAGCCGCTTTGTCGCACGTGTCTACACCGATCAGGAACGTCAAAAGGCGGAAAAACGCGGCGCCGCGCGGGCCAATCGCTACGCCATGTTTTACGCCGCCAAGGAAGCCTGCGCCAAGGCGCTGGGTACCGGATTTCGCGACGGCGTGTTCTGGCGCGACCTGAAAGTCGACAACCTCGCCAGCGGGCAACCCATCATGACCCTTTCCAACGGGGCCCTGGAAAGGCTACAAAGCCTCACACCCGAAGGATATGAAGCAAAAATCGACATTTCCCTTACGGACGAATATCCTCTGGCCCACGCCATGGTGATCATTTCGGCCACCCCACAGCGCTGAAGCGCTTGCGCAAACAGACCAAACAGGACATCGAATGACCGACAATCCCCTCGACGTTGAAGACCTGATGGATGCCGCCACCGGAAACAGTGGGGAAAGCCTGTGGGATACCGTCAAAACGATCGTTTATGCGGTGTTGATCGCTGTTTTGGTGCGCACATTCGCGTTTGAACCGTTCTCCATTCCATCTGGTTCTATGATTCCGACCTTGCTGGTGGGCGACTATCTGTTTGTGTCCAAATCGTCGTACGGCTATTCGAAACATTCGCTGCCGTTCAGCCTGCCGCTGATCCCGGGCCGGATCATGTACGATTTGCCCAAGCGCGGCGACGTGGTGGTTTTCAAACTGCCGACCGATAACAAAACCGATTACATCAAGCGCATCGTCGGTTTGCCCGGCGACACCATCCAGGTGCGCGGCGGCATTTTGCACATCAACGGCGAAGCGGTGAAGCGCGAGCGAATGGGCGAGTTCGTTTACCAAGACACCCGCGGTATTTTTCACAACACGGTGCGCTACAAAGAAACCCTGCCGAACGGGGTGAGCCACGAAATCCTCGAAGAATCCGATACCTATCCGGCCGACAACACGCCGCTCTATCGCGTGCCGGACGGGCATTTCTTCGGCATGGGCGACAACCGCGACAATTCGCGCGATTCCCGCTTTTTGATGGATGTCGGCTATATCCCCAAGGAAAATCTGGTGGGCCGGGCGGAGATGATGTTCTTCTCCAACGACGGTTCGTTCTGGGAAGTGTGGTCGTGGCCGTGGACCTTGCGGTTCGAACGCTTCTTTAAAAGCGTGGACTGAGCAAAGTGCTGAAAAAGCTGCAAGAGATTCTCGGCCATACCTTCACGGACGAAGCCCTGCTGAACCAAGCGCTGCGCCACGCCTCGACCACCGAACAGCGCACCAAATCCAACGAACGGTTGGAGTTTTTGGGCGATCGGGTGCTCGGCATCGTGATCGCGCAAACCCTGTACAGGGAATTTCCGCATGAAGACGAGGGCGAATTGGCGCGGCGTTTCGCCGGGCTGACATCACGCGAAGCCTTGACGCGAATCGCCGACGGCATCCACTTGGCCGATTTCGCGCAAACCCAGCCGGTCGATGCCAAAACCGCCGCGCGCAGCCATGCCTCGGTGGTGTCCGACACCCTGGAGGCTATTTTGGGCGCGCTGTATCTCGACGGCGGTCTGCAGGCGGCGGCGGCATTTATCGAACGCCAGTGGAGCGGCCTGATCGGCGAAGACCTGAGCCCGCCCAAAGACGCCAAAACGGCACTGCAGGAATGGGCGCAAGCGCGCTCGTTGGGATTGCCGAGCTATGAAATTCTCAGCCGCGAAGGCCCCGACCACGCCCCGATCTTCACCATACGCGTCAGCGTCAAGGATCACGGCGCTCAAGACGGGCGCGGGGCGTCGCGACGCAGCGCCGAACAAGACGCGGCAGCCGCGTTGCTGAGCAAATTGGAGAACGCGAAATGACTACTGACACCGCCAACGCCACTGAACGCTGCGGCTTCATTGCCGTTCTTGGCGCGCCCAATGCCGGAAAATCGACCCTGGTGAACCGCGTCGTCGGCACCAAGGTTTCGATCGTTTCGCCCAAGGTGCAGACGACCCGCGCGCGGGTCATGGGCATCGCCGTGCACGGCCGCGCCCAGTTGGTGTTCATCGACACGCCGGGTATTTTCGAACCGCGCCGCCGCCTGGATCGCGCCATGGTCGCCGCCGCATGGGGCGGGGCGGGGGACGCCGATGTGTCGCTGCTGTTGATCGATGCCGAACGCGGCATCGACCGCGACACCCGCGCCATCATCGAGCGCATGAAAACCGAGAGCAAGCGCGCCCACCTGGTGCTCAACAAGGTCGACAAGATCAAGAAGCCGCAACTGCTTGAACTGGCGACCCAGCTCAACGAAGAGGGCATTTTCGACGAAATCTTCATGGTTTCGGCCCTCAATGGCGACGGCGTCGACGATCTGGTGGCGTTTTTGGCCGGTCATATGCCCGAAGGGCCGTGGCATTTCCCCGAAGACCAAGTCTCGGACATGACCGAACGCCTGTTGGCGGCGGAAATTACCCGCGAAAAGCTCTATCTGCAATTGCGCCAGGAATTGCCGTACGCGACCACCGTGGAAACCGAAACCTGGGAAGAGTTCGAAAACGGCTCGGTCAAGATCGAACAGGTCATTTTC
This genomic stretch from Magnetovibrio sp. harbors:
- a CDS encoding uracil-DNA glycosylase; this translates as MTDIEPHPGCERCARLVAYRTDNQASYADFHNAPVPSFGPLTAELLVVGLAPGLKGANRTGRPFTGDYAGDLLYPTLLAFGLGSGTYGAEAHDGLELTRCRITNAVRCAPPQNKVVGGEIAACNPYLGAEIKAMPNLKALIALGTVAHGAVLKALGHKLSAFKFAHCAQHDLGGGLVLTDSYHCSRYNTNTGRLTEAMFHDVFRAAL
- a CDS encoding NYN domain-containing protein encodes the protein MIFYPQERIGLFIDGSNLYAAARALDFDIDYKRLLEHFAAKGHLIRALYYTALMDDAEYSPLRPLVDWLDYNGYTMVTKPTKEFTDSAGRRKIKGNMDIELAIDVMEMADNLDHVVLFSGDGDFRRLIEAIQRKGLRCSVVSTVKSCPPMVADELRRQADHFIELAELQKSIGRSGDRPVRPPREHGQGNDFVQRDDQPDADDDDLAAPKTPGDFAELI
- the folK gene encoding 2-amino-4-hydroxy-6-hydroxymethyldihydropteridine diphosphokinase, which produces MLKSTILIALGANLPSARYGTPAQTIEAALAALDAHPAVRVRRRSRWFESAPVPISDQPWYVNGVCLVDTDLSPRALLDVLHAIEADFGRVRSEKNAPRVLDLDLLAYDDFVTADDQDFDVPHPRMHERAFVLLPLRDVVPGWIHPRTGATLDALIADLSDEQVIRAMEPEHGAQEPYFDDDLDDD
- the rpoZ gene encoding DNA-directed RNA polymerase subunit omega, translating into MARVTVEDCVTKIPNRFELVMTAAQRARDISAGAELTMDRDNDKNPVVALREIADETVDYGVLQETLVKSLQRYVESDEPIEEEMDVRALQQDVSGEYGGEANEAEEVEEDELTVHDVAAEDVADAMAEAEAMMEGAEIEGY
- a CDS encoding bifunctional (p)ppGpp synthetase/guanosine-3',5'-bis(diphosphate) 3'-pyrophosphohydrolase; translated protein: MIRQFELVETVKSYDPGADEDLINRAYVYAMKAHGSQMRASGDPYFSHPLEVAGILTGYRLDAATIATALLHDVVEDTGATIEQLEKMFGVEVAKLVDGVTKLTQIELQSDHSKQAENFRKLLLAMSEDIRVLLVKLADRLHNMRTLHYIKKPEKRKRIATETMEIFSPLAERIGMQELKNELDDLSFAEINPEARDSVLKRLDYLRDEGKTLVPRIIAELSETLKKYEVDADVTGREKTPYSIWRKMQKKDVPFEAMSDIMAFRIAVDDTTECYKALGVIHHAYRVVPGRFKDYISVPKPNGYQSLHTGVIGPQKHRIEIQIRTRSMHEVAENGVAAHWRYKSDDGVSGKPTDGKQYRWLRELLEILETAAEPEEFLEHTKLEMFQDQVFCFTPKGDLINLPQDATPVDFAYAVHTEVGDRCVGAKINGRMMPLRTRLKNGDQVDIVTSKTHTPSPTWENFVVTGKARARIRRYVRLKERDQYIALGNAMLERVFVEEDYPLTEKGLKGVVKIFQKDSVDDLVAEVGMGHTTAREVLEAVYPGTKKESVAHKLGKIVPIGNARAKKAKQKGDFAGIPIRGLIPGMAVHYAGCCHPLPGDRIVGIITTGKGVTIHTIDCDGLHQYEDQTERWIDVSWEQSESQSDDNHVSRIHLTLLNVPGALGALSNVVARGEGNISNLKIISRSVDFYDMLVDVEVRDVKHLSEIIAALRATPEINSIERARG
- a CDS encoding DUF2062 domain-containing protein — encoded protein: MFQRREKPSILSRVRQFVWPTSGWHRSTRYVFHRVARIPGSAYSLAAGFACGAAISFTPFIGLHFVLSALLALAIRANVLASAIGTAVGNPWTFPFIWIGVYNVGTWILRADGVDAQQVDFLDVLTESMEAMHRLDFEFLAETSGPVLWPMLVGCVPVAIAVWFIFYFPLLPMISKYQAARHHRRTRKFRNRQENS
- a CDS encoding pyridoxine 5'-phosphate synthase; the encoded protein is MTSPNINASKLRLGVNIDHVATIRNARGGDYPDPLRAAKMAADAGADGITAHLREDRRHITDTDILRLCDEIDLPLNLEMAATEEMLAIALRHKPHAACLVPEKREERTTEGGLDVVGAFDKLKPYIARLSDAGTRVSLFIEPDPTALDAAKALGAPVVELHTGAYCDFGPGAQRDAEFERIVTAAAHAEQLGLECHAGHGLTYDTVKPIAAISTIKELNIGHFLVGEAIFVGFDATIREMRRLMDEARQGVRA
- the acpS gene encoding holo-ACP synthase, whose translation is MILGVGTDLCDIRRIEKTLARFESRFVARVYTDQERQKAEKRGAARANRYAMFYAAKEACAKALGTGFRDGVFWRDLKVDNLASGQPIMTLSNGALERLQSLTPEGYEAKIDISLTDEYPLAHAMVIISATPQR
- the lepB gene encoding signal peptidase I is translated as MTDNPLDVEDLMDAATGNSGESLWDTVKTIVYAVLIAVLVRTFAFEPFSIPSGSMIPTLLVGDYLFVSKSSYGYSKHSLPFSLPLIPGRIMYDLPKRGDVVVFKLPTDNKTDYIKRIVGLPGDTIQVRGGILHINGEAVKRERMGEFVYQDTRGIFHNTVRYKETLPNGVSHEILEESDTYPADNTPLYRVPDGHFFGMGDNRDNSRDSRFLMDVGYIPKENLVGRAEMMFFSNDGSFWEVWSWPWTLRFERFFKSVD
- the rnc gene encoding ribonuclease III, with translation MLKKLQEILGHTFTDEALLNQALRHASTTEQRTKSNERLEFLGDRVLGIVIAQTLYREFPHEDEGELARRFAGLTSREALTRIADGIHLADFAQTQPVDAKTAARSHASVVSDTLEAILGALYLDGGLQAAAAFIERQWSGLIGEDLSPPKDAKTALQEWAQARSLGLPSYEILSREGPDHAPIFTIRVSVKDHGAQDGRGASRRSAEQDAAAALLSKLENAK
- the era gene encoding GTPase Era, translating into MTTDTANATERCGFIAVLGAPNAGKSTLVNRVVGTKVSIVSPKVQTTRARVMGIAVHGRAQLVFIDTPGIFEPRRRLDRAMVAAAWGGAGDADVSLLLIDAERGIDRDTRAIIERMKTESKRAHLVLNKVDKIKKPQLLELATQLNEEGIFDEIFMVSALNGDGVDDLVAFLAGHMPEGPWHFPEDQVSDMTERLLAAEITREKLYLQLRQELPYATTVETETWEEFENGSVKIEQVIFVERDSQKSIILGKGGQQIKTIGAEARKDLEEILDRRVHLFLFVKVREKWGDDPDRYRDWGLDFDA